The nucleotide sequence ATTTGGTTTGAGTTTATGTTCGTGTAATTTGATTCTCCTGTTAGATTGTTCCTATTCAGATAAGATAGTTTGAGCTAACAGAAAATATAGATTGGAGGAATCGAGTAAAGCATTAGAGTAAAGAAAATAAGTTAGAAGGTAGAAAAAGGACAATAAGGATTAGAAAACTAGACGGTGGTGTGTACAGCAAGTTTTCAAAGGACACTTGGGGATCAGTGAGTGGGCATGCATGCTTCCTAAACTGTTACAATCAATTATCAGGAAAGAAATGCAATGACTGGCTACCTATAAAGTCCCAATTTCTTGGAGCCAAACAGGCCATAATGGTTCGAAAAACAAATTGATTTGAAGTTCAATATTACCATTGAGAATACTTCTTTGAGATGTTCAATTGGCCACTTGACTCTTCTGCATCCAAAACAGTCTAATTTACAGCAACATTTTGTATCTACATCATCCTTGGAACATTGTTAGCAATAGATCGAGTCAATAATAATTGGTTGCATCCACAAGCTGGTTGCTATGAAGGCAGGGCTGATTCATGCAAGACGGAAAGGGGTTTTGAGCATTATCATGGAGGCAGATGCTGAACTGGCCATTAAGATCTTGGAGAAACAAACTTCCCCTCCTTGGCAAGCAGCCAATCTTGTTCAGGACATTTTACATATCTTAgctgatttctctcactgcaggctCTCCCATGTGTTTAGGGAGGGGAACAACTGTGCAAATCGGTTGGCAAAGTCTGCCAGAACCGATAGAACTTCTTTTGTATGGCATGGTGAAGGATCCCCAtgcttttttgtttttgtgtgctgATCTCCTGAGCACAGGTTGTAACCGCTTTTGGATTAATATGTTTACTCTTTTTCTTGGAAAAAAAATAATTGGTTGCACTTGCATCCACATTGCTCTCGATGTCTGTTTGCCGCACTCCAGCTTGAGTGCATTTAGGCCTAGTGCAAGCTTAGCATCATCCAACCTGTATTCTGAGTGGTGCACCACGTATTGTTTTGGGGCACATCTAGGATTGGCAGACCAACTCCAGGTTCTCTTCCCAGGTGGGAAGAGTTACATAGGTTTGGTTTTGTTCCTCTTGAAATgcatttttgatgatttgataacccCACAGTGACAAGCTGACAAGCCATTGGTGACCATTTCTATCTTATCACAAGCCAATTTAAGAAAACTATCTGATAAACCATCAAGAAGCAAAATGGGCAAGCACTTCATAATGGTTGCAGATTAGAGATGGCACAAGGAAGAGGAACACGTCTCTCCCTTTCACCTTATTTGGctcttctcttatttttcatTGTTGAAAATCACAAAATCACCTTCCTTATCCTTGCCTGATTCTTTGTTTCAAGATTTTCTGTCTCTGTGATCTGTCTTGTTCTAtgcttgatttttttaaataatcttaTGTATCTGGAACTTTTCCCAAAGAAGGATGTGATATTTGCTACTTTTTTAAACCAAAAATATTAATCTTGTTGTTTGTTCACTTGTCTATAGTGCTTAGTTTGTTAAAATTCTAGATTTGATTAAGTTGATTTTACTGCAGTCTGACTCAAAAGGTGGAGGTGATTTGGATACTGATTAAAAGAGAAAAGAATGAGCACTAGGCCTGTGCCAAGGAGAGAAAGCCCCTGGGGTTTACCTGAAGGTGACACACGACAGCCTGTGGCACACAGATGCAATGATCGTGCAGAGGATGTTATCCAGGTTTTCCTTTTTTTGACATCTTCAAAAGAAGCTACTGTTACTCTGTTTCATCTGATCTATAGTTGGTTTCATGCCAAAAGCCTTCTCTTTCTTGTTCGTTTTGTTTGATTGATCATGTAGGACGTTTACTTTTCTTTATTTTAGAAGTCAAAAATTATATCTTGATGGCAGAATATATATGTCTACAATATATATAGTCAAAAGAACCAAACCTTTTACCCTTTGTTCGTCTGTAATTTATCATCCATCGCTATCTAGAGTTTTATATACTTGAGGATGAAAGTcttaaatgttcaataattgtgCTTGCCTGATGCTTTTTGCAGGCTTTGTTTGAAGGAAATCCATTAAAAAAAGTTCCGGGCCCTTTCAAGCTCTTCTGGCAATGCATGCGATCTAAGCCCGGGTACTGTGTATCTCTCAGACTGTTCTTATTATACCTTGGGCTTTTACTTGACCAATTTGGACTGTTCAGCTTTCACTTATTTTGGTTGCCTGGTAGCAACTTGTATCCGACATGGGTGACGCCAATAGCCCAGACTTCATTCTTGTAGCTAATTTTCTGTTTCTCCTGCCAACATATCTTCTGTTCTACATGATATGCCctcttgtccttttttttttcgtCAACAAAGGGCATCTTCTTCGGATGATCCGAGATTACACTTTGAAGTCCATAGAGTTCAACTTCAGCGAATGATCGAACATAGAGCTGACCGTAACATTACAAGGTGGAAACACCACGAAATCTAATCAGAAATTAAATGAGTTTTTATTCAGTGTGATATCAAGCATCATCATCCGTCGCAGATGAAGACCCAATAATATCATGCACAATTCCTTTTAGAAGTGTTTTCACCCTGATAATGTAATAATGATCATGATGCATCATCTTTAACTGTAGTAGCTGTTCTATGTAAGCTGATTCTGTTTCTATGCCTGACTTCAGTAAACAAACTCATATAGTGCTCACAGTTGAAAGCCTGTTTCTTATGTAGAAACTCCAAACAATGGTATGGGGCCATATACTAACTAACCGGTGTTTGCCAATTGGtattattttttcattaatttttttgataGAATGGATTGGTATACCATCTAGTACACCCGAATTATATTGATGCGATAGATTGATACCAGATCGAGATTTAAAACCTTGCTTGTATTGTTTCATTTATTTATCCTATTGATTTGCAGGGAGGAGCCAACGGAACCTTTCTACTACTTGCAACTGGATCCACCAAAAAAGGAAGAGGCCAAATTAGAGTAGCAGGGATGATAAAAACTTAACAAAACATAGCCTTTTTCTGTTAGCACTTGAAATAATTTTGACAGGCTATATCATTGTGAATAACGAGCCTTGATCCATCCATTTTGTACTGGGAAAACAAATCTTGCTTCATCGCTTGTTGGAAGATTCTAGTTGATGTTTTCAAGGTTGTCTTGATTTGTTTGTTTCAAATTAGAAACATATTGGTCGATGTCATGTAGGAATCTTGTTctggcatggcatggcatgcgACTTATTGGACAAGCTTGATCCATTTGTTGcctcttattttttttatgttggaGATGTAAATGCACTtatttgttctcctttttgttttggCACACTAGGAATGGTTTAAGGGGGGAAGGAACAAATGCAAATACAAAAGGGAAAACAAAATGTTGTAACAAAATTAGGAAACAAACATGATGAATGACTCACGAGGGAGATGATAGAGCACACAAGATGAGAATGAATCGACTCACGTatgcaaaataaaaatgagaCCGAGTTCACAAATAAAATGAGAGACAGAGGTAGGTCTCAAACAAAGACTTTCAATAAACCGTCACAGCTCAAACCAAATCCAATAATAAGCAAAGAACCCAGCAAAACATGGATAAGCTAATCAAGACGATGGCAAAGAGGGGAACATTGACAAAGACGATGGGTTCTGTTAATCGAGACTCAGGGTTTTCAAGCGATACGACTAATAGAAAGACAAAACCGAGAAGATCGTACCTTTCCGGACATCGAACCCTGTCGTCTTCAGCGAAGAGGCACACCCTCAGATCTTTCGCCGTCGCCAATTGCAGACGTTTCCTGCGATCAGTTCCAGGAGAAATCGCCAAAGAAACACGAGCAACATCGAAAACCCTTCCAAAGGACGATTAAAGAAAACCTGAATTGGAAACCCTTGGATCGCACCGACTTCCATAAAGCGAATAGGAGGGAAGTGTAGCCTTTCGAAGCCCGAGGAGAGTGTGCTAGCGTTATTTGATTATAGTTGTGCGGGCTCTtataagactctctctctctctctctctctaccacaTCTGCGACATTGGCCACGTCACATCCTAACAGCACCAGACGCATTAATCTCCCTATGTTACAATTCATTCCTAGTACTTCTTGCGTAAATAGGAGAGAAGGCCGAGACCTCTAACCCACCACATCTTTCGTCACCGAGCTCTCTATCTCGCATCGAAAGAAAACCTTATGTTTTGCTTCTTTATTTTAAGGACGTTAAAAAACATCGACGTAGAATCAAAATCCTACAGCCCATCATTATTTTCACAATTATTTATGTTCAAGAAAGTGTTGGAACATTACTGCAGCAAAATTTGCGGAGAAAAAACACCATCATATTACCACCCAGAAAACAAGATATTCCGACATTGTTGCACATGTCATTAGCATCATTTCGTACACATTAAAATCACTTACTACTACTAAGAAAAAGATTAATtgccaacgattccatagtctctTACCTTTCAATTTAGGATTTAACCGTAGCCCTCACAAGTTGACAATGTACTGTACTAATCAGCAACAGCACGCACTAGGTTTTACTGCATGTCAacacaaggatatatatatagagaCAGATAGATAAAATGTATGTAGACTAATAACAAAAAGGGAGGAAAGAAACCTATCCCAAGTTGAAATGATGAGACTTAAGAATGATGCTCCTCTTGATTACAAAGGGCCAAATCCAAAACACACTGTATGGCACTATGGTTGATGACACATCATCGACTCCCACCTATCACCAAATAGGTACGAcaagctgctgctgttgctgctacaACACTATTCTCCCCCATACCAGCAAATACATTCTGCCAAGAAGCTGCAGCCACTCCAACAAGGCATTAGTTACAGACCTGTAAGTATCACCCGCAGTCCAAATAGCTCTCTCTTGACAGACAACTGCCTTCTTATCTTCCCAGCAAAGCAAATCAGTAGAGGGGGTGTATATCAAATTAGAAATTGAGAAAGCCTCGACCATCTGTGGCAGGAAATCGGCCAAACGATGCGAGGCACCCACTGGAATTaggaaacaagaaaaaagaatctgTGGAATTAGTGCCTGCAAAGCCACCAGAACTTATGAATCTACCATCTCATCCTGCAGCTCACTAGGGGCAATCATTCCAGGAATCGACAACATTCTCTGGCGTTCCCTTTCTCTTTGTGCTGCAGTCTCCTCAGCATAAAGATCCTTGTTATCCTGTGGAATCAAAATATGGATGGCGAGCAAGGGTCAAATCTCCAAGCGCgcgcgcgtgtgtgtgtgtgtgtgtgtgtatatatatatatatatatatatatatatatatatatatatatatatatatatatatatatatatatatatatatatatatatcattgatgTTATATGAATAGATAGAATCATAAACAATATGAGAGACcatttttctaaaatgatgttTTATCAGCTGTAGAACAtcactaagaacaaaaatgaggATTTGACAGTTTATTAATGTGCATCAACCCAAAGAGCTGGCACTGAATTCCATCACAAAGCAAACTTGCCTAAAAACCCTAAAAGATTAGTTGAAAAATAGCAAAACACCACCAACCAAAGTAAATAAATATAACCAAATATGACCAGGACACACAGCCTTGAACATTCCATCAAAAGCACAAGGTATGGAAGCCAACGAAACACAACCCAAAACATCATCATAACCATGGTTTTTGATTTTGATGTGTACCACCCAGTAagggcggtatgtactggtccgagAGGATACTAGTACGCGGACTGCCCTCTACTGGGCGATACCAGTGTTTTGACCTCGTATCGAGCGATACAGAGTCTGTATTGGACGGTAACAATCGAAATCCGACCATTATCGAGGCATACTAGTCGGTACGTCccagatttcgatcgttaccgaggcATACCGATCGATACGCCCCAGTATTTTTAGAGGATTTTTAGCTCTTTT is from Musa acuminata AAA Group cultivar baxijiao chromosome BXJ3-8, Cavendish_Baxijiao_AAA, whole genome shotgun sequence and encodes:
- the LOC103995632 gene encoding uncharacterized protein LOC103995632, whose protein sequence is MSTRPVPRRESPWGLPEGDTRQPVAHRCNDRAEDVIQALFEGNPLKKVPGPFKLFWQCMRSKPGEEPTEPFYYLQLDPPKKEEAKLE